One window of Chamaesiphon minutus PCC 6605 genomic DNA carries:
- a CDS encoding transposase, with protein MPCMYCGHSKTHKRGKTKRGDKKYQRYICDKCRKSFSELAGTIYEDRHLTPTDIDLIIECRSQGMNFAQAARKVGVSPKAVSNLLKNTCRENHTQPIDNTNSIDLPPDTINS; from the coding sequence ATGCCCTGTATGTATTGCGGTCATAGCAAAACTCACAAGCGAGGTAAAACTAAAAGAGGCGATAAAAAATACCAGCGTTATATTTGTGATAAATGTCGAAAATCTTTTTCAGAACTAGCGGGGACTATTTATGAAGATCGCCATTTGACACCAACAGATATCGATCTAATCATCGAATGCCGAAGTCAGGGAATGAACTTTGCCCAAGCTGCTAGAAAAGTCGGAGTCAGCCCAAAAGCCGTATCTAACTTACTCAAAAATACCTGCCGTGAGAACCATACTCAACCGATCGACAACACTAATTCGATCGATTTACCACCAGATACTATTAATAGTTAA
- a CDS encoding AAA family ATPase, with product MLACETHQLEIVVLRCDPIDAPAVPLRLGIGKFPTWSIARSPDPLSDLDRLIQPIDLVSAGGTQIWADYLSALACLERMEQQIVYDRLRSIYFQEFDRPTSIYILQTDLTPIPSALGFLVEERIVELPSGTEIYELLGKYALPQDDRLIRLSMGLSHADLEGCLRKIDPHRDPYAQVERFRSKRMALKGIRYMPPPQHTEIGGLDLLVRWIEDLEYRLSAAAEAIGLPYPKGVLLAGAPGTGKTFAAYAIAAQTASPVFALSIDYVIEGGGLALPKLLTTIESCAPCILFVDEIEKLFGQGIDRRILATFLTWLNDKLAKVFVIGTLNRMAEVPIEMTRSGRFDRTFFIDSPDEGQRVELFRLFLKRYDKRFANSDDPVFSPQEWQYLADSSIEFIGAEIQQVTQDTIARVHRERQTLTVTIDDLIETTLAFNSMYKRDKKKIHDIRNMLVDKADPASSGKRNFLPDRQLDPYTPIPHRN from the coding sequence GTGTTGGCATGTGAAACACATCAACTCGAAATTGTCGTCCTGCGCTGCGACCCCATCGACGCGCCAGCGGTGCCGCTCCGGTTAGGAATTGGCAAGTTTCCCACCTGGTCGATCGCGCGAAGTCCAGACCCACTGAGCGACTTAGACAGGCTGATTCAACCGATCGATCTAGTATCCGCAGGTGGTACCCAAATTTGGGCAGATTACCTGAGTGCCCTAGCTTGTCTAGAGCGGATGGAGCAACAGATCGTCTACGACAGATTGCGATCGATCTATTTCCAAGAATTCGATCGACCAACGAGCATCTATATCCTTCAAACCGATCTCACCCCCATCCCCTCCGCGCTGGGATTTCTAGTTGAAGAGCGGATCGTTGAATTGCCGAGTGGAACTGAGATTTATGAGTTACTGGGAAAGTACGCTCTACCCCAAGACGATCGCTTAATCCGGTTGTCGATGGGTCTATCCCATGCGGATCTAGAAGGGTGCTTGCGAAAAATCGACCCCCACCGCGATCCTTATGCTCAAGTCGAACGATTTCGCTCGAAACGAATGGCACTCAAGGGTATCCGGTACATGCCACCACCTCAGCACACCGAAATCGGTGGCTTGGACTTATTGGTACGGTGGATCGAGGATTTAGAGTACAGGCTCAGTGCCGCTGCCGAAGCCATCGGTTTGCCCTACCCGAAAGGAGTATTGCTGGCAGGGGCACCAGGAACGGGAAAGACATTTGCAGCTTACGCGATTGCCGCTCAAACAGCCTCTCCAGTGTTCGCCTTAAGCATCGATTACGTTATCGAAGGTGGTGGGTTAGCTCTACCCAAACTTCTAACTACCATCGAAAGTTGCGCCCCCTGTATTCTGTTTGTCGATGAGATTGAGAAATTATTCGGACAAGGAATCGATCGCCGCATTTTGGCAACATTCCTCACTTGGCTCAACGATAAGCTCGCCAAAGTATTCGTCATCGGGACATTAAACCGGATGGCAGAAGTGCCGATCGAAATGACCCGTTCGGGACGGTTCGATCGAACGTTCTTTATCGATTCGCCCGATGAAGGACAACGAGTAGAGCTATTTAGACTATTTCTCAAACGCTACGACAAACGGTTTGCCAATTCAGACGATCCGGTGTTCTCCCCTCAAGAGTGGCAATACCTCGCTGATAGCTCCATTGAATTTATCGGTGCAGAAATTCAACAAGTCACTCAAGATACGATCGCCAGAGTTCATCGCGAACGCCAAACTTTAACGGTGACAATCGACGATTTGATTGAGACGACCTTAGCATTCAATTCAATGTACAAGCGCGACAAAAAGAAAATCCATGACATCCGCAATATGCTCGTCGATAAAGCCGATCCAGCTAGTTCGGGCAAACGCAATTTTCTACCCGATCGCCAACTCGATCCCTACACCCCAATTCCCCATCGTAATTAA
- a CDS encoding type IV secretory system conjugative DNA transfer family protein, translating into MKNTFSIDVKPLNNIIAKLKADPQLAVIGLMLIGIAIITLLRNRIPKKGKTARARWANADDLKNSKKAGLACVGKNSQFNDATYYIQEPIGMPPQQWKSPNQAKNILFFPQINCGTLVVGGAGWGKTLNFIEPAAISAIKEACSLVLFDYKFDNNGLAESLMPVAIDYGYQVRTLAPGSVLSGTFNIFDLIKNSADLAGAREAIGSMVRNNTSKDAKTDGFFDPGGKAILEGAFLMARWVAEYLNVPSYANILMASQILSLPNLSKRLELHREKIPPWCYSAFSILISSSGEGEKNNTEGGLLATANKFLSPMILPNFLDNFCGTSTFPRFDEAEPLKVDGKQMLVFGVNQANEQSTLPLIATALEQIVSYNLKYHRDRPLVIILDEFDTLNMPVVLDWLNRYRSSGCSLIIGIQYLGQLEKYGKARAEGFLASCATKIWYNPGNPETAKVLSDLLNKQEIELPTVSKSTSSGKGSGTNRTTGTQLHQVSLLEPQEPLNFPKGTCVIQSPTVGNKDEVGLPYKHSFKFSKKLNTKFRAECKRKYRVLCDVAKRGKPAQQQDYTQLMREYYQILNDILPLNSQTEEVTEDMAEPIFNLNI; encoded by the coding sequence TTGAAAAACACATTTTCTATCGATGTAAAACCACTAAATAATATCATTGCCAAACTCAAAGCCGACCCGCAGCTCGCAGTCATTGGCTTGATGTTAATCGGGATCGCGATTATCACTTTGCTTAGAAACAGAATCCCTAAAAAGGGCAAAACTGCTAGAGCGCGGTGGGCAAATGCCGACGATCTCAAGAACTCTAAAAAAGCAGGGCTAGCTTGTGTCGGTAAGAACTCTCAATTTAACGACGCAACCTACTATATTCAAGAACCGATTGGGATGCCACCCCAACAATGGAAATCGCCAAATCAAGCCAAGAATATCCTGTTTTTTCCCCAAATCAATTGCGGCACGTTGGTCGTTGGCGGGGCTGGCTGGGGCAAGACGCTCAACTTCATCGAACCTGCGGCAATCTCAGCTATTAAAGAAGCATGTTCGCTCGTGTTATTCGATTACAAATTCGATAATAATGGCTTGGCGGAATCGTTGATGCCTGTGGCGATCGATTATGGCTATCAAGTCCGCACTCTCGCGCCTGGGAGCGTGTTGTCGGGGACGTTTAATATCTTCGATCTGATTAAGAATTCTGCGGATTTAGCGGGAGCCAGAGAAGCTATTGGCAGCATGGTTAGAAATAACACCAGTAAAGATGCCAAAACAGATGGCTTCTTCGATCCTGGAGGCAAGGCGATCCTTGAAGGTGCGTTCTTGATGGCAAGATGGGTCGCTGAATATCTCAACGTGCCCAGCTATGCCAATATCTTGATGGCAAGCCAAATCCTCTCCCTGCCAAACCTCTCCAAACGGCTTGAGCTGCACCGAGAGAAGATTCCGCCCTGGTGCTACAGTGCGTTTTCGATCTTGATTAGCAGTAGTGGTGAAGGCGAGAAAAACAATACCGAGGGCGGCTTACTGGCGACCGCCAATAAGTTCCTCTCACCGATGATTCTTCCAAACTTCCTTGACAATTTCTGCGGCACGAGTACTTTTCCCCGCTTCGATGAAGCAGAACCACTCAAAGTTGATGGCAAGCAAATGTTAGTGTTTGGAGTCAACCAAGCCAACGAACAATCGACGCTACCCCTGATTGCGACGGCTCTAGAACAAATCGTCAGCTACAACCTCAAATACCACCGAGATCGCCCGCTAGTAATTATTCTCGATGAGTTTGACACCTTAAACATGCCAGTGGTTCTCGATTGGCTCAACCGCTATCGCTCTTCTGGGTGCAGCCTCATCATTGGGATTCAGTATCTCGGTCAACTAGAAAAATATGGTAAGGCAAGAGCAGAGGGCTTCCTTGCCAGTTGTGCGACAAAAATCTGGTACAACCCTGGCAACCCAGAGACGGCCAAAGTCCTCTCAGATTTACTCAATAAACAAGAAATCGAGTTGCCCACTGTTTCTAAATCTACTAGTTCGGGTAAAGGCAGTGGTACCAATCGGACGACGGGTACTCAACTCCATCAAGTCTCTCTATTAGAGCCACAAGAACCGCTGAATTTTCCCAAGGGTACTTGTGTCATTCAGTCTCCCACGGTTGGAAATAAAGATGAAGTAGGTTTGCCTTACAAGCATAGCTTTAAGTTTAGTAAAAAACTCAATACCAAATTCAGAGCAGAGTGCAAACGCAAATATCGAGTACTTTGCGATGTTGCCAAACGCGGTAAGCCAGCACAACAACAGGACTACACCCAATTAATGCGGGAATATTACCAAATTTTAAATGACATCTTACCTTTAAATTCTCAAACCGAAGAAGTCACCGAAGACATGGCTGAACCGATCTTCAATCTCAATATTTAA
- a CDS encoding alpha/beta hydrolase: protein MGNIDYCEYLFKTTDRSNLYGQSWRSTHSHGVVVIVHGYAEHSGRYQWAALQLVDRGFAVYTFDLRGHGKSSGIRNLVRSYDDCLTDLATFIQQVKLKEPDRSLFLFGHSFGGTIAALFAIRSQPLLNGLILSSAFLGANRHISTLQLRLIMLISYLLPKFPTLFLNSHTLSRDLDVVEIYEADLLIGRGRMPARTLVEMLKATAEIQSRTNEIELPILILHGTEDRLVSMEGSKNFYLSVGSKDKSIELYDGFYHELLNEPEKIRVLSDIEVWLRKHLPTV from the coding sequence ATGGGTAATATTGACTACTGTGAGTATTTATTCAAAACTACCGATCGCTCGAACCTATACGGACAGTCGTGGCGATCGACACATTCGCATGGAGTCGTTGTTATCGTACATGGTTACGCCGAACATAGCGGACGATATCAGTGGGCTGCTTTGCAGCTTGTAGATCGAGGCTTTGCCGTTTACACATTCGATCTGCGCGGACACGGTAAATCTTCAGGCATACGAAATCTTGTGCGCTCGTATGATGATTGTTTGACAGATTTAGCGACTTTTATACAACAAGTCAAGCTAAAGGAACCGGATCGATCGCTCTTTCTATTTGGACACTCTTTTGGTGGCACAATTGCTGCACTGTTTGCGATCCGATCCCAGCCTCTACTAAATGGACTCATTCTCAGTAGTGCTTTCCTTGGAGCAAACCGTCATATTTCAACGTTACAATTACGACTAATAATGTTAATCAGTTATTTGCTACCAAAATTTCCCACCCTATTTTTAAATAGTCACACACTTTCTCGCGATTTAGATGTAGTCGAGATCTATGAAGCAGATTTACTTATCGGTCGCGGACGAATGCCAGCTCGAACCCTGGTAGAAATGCTCAAAGCGACCGCTGAAATTCAATCTCGAACCAATGAGATCGAGCTGCCCATACTCATTTTGCACGGAACAGAAGATCGTTTAGTAAGCATGGAGGGGAGCAAAAACTTTTATTTAAGTGTGGGCAGTAAGGATAAATCGATCGAGTTGTACGATGGTTTCTATCACGAGCTATTAAACGAGCCAGAAAAAATTCGGGTATTATCAGATATTGAAGTGTGGTTGCGTAAGCATTTGCCCACGGTTTGA
- a CDS encoding helix-turn-helix domain-containing protein — MTQKSLVIDGKKEGASSVILSDNVILSSSQNGWNDIDFEYHYQQAAFIPEHQNTELVIAIGHSPMLIRRWLAGEFREEHTQVGEIQVNPAYSPQSCSWESPISFSLLLLKSTEIANATFDYADPDLVEVLPHFSQADPLIYGIAQSLKMQLDRNYTASKIYLESIRSTAIFHILQNYSNQKTTDLNALGGLTTQDFKKVIDYIHSNFNKDFGLAELSNLVGLSSRYFSELFKTSTGYSPFDYLLKFRLAQASKLLLTTKLPIFDVAQQTGFSSSNNFCRAFRKHYTISPNKYRQDNTRK, encoded by the coding sequence ATGACACAAAAAAGTTTGGTTATTGATGGAAAAAAAGAAGGAGCTAGTTCTGTAATCCTCTCCGACAACGTTATACTATCGAGTTCTCAAAATGGTTGGAATGATATTGATTTTGAATATCATTACCAGCAAGCTGCCTTTATCCCAGAGCATCAAAATACCGAGCTGGTGATTGCCATCGGTCATAGCCCGATGTTAATTCGGAGGTGGCTTGCTGGTGAATTTAGAGAAGAACATACTCAAGTTGGTGAAATCCAAGTCAATCCGGCTTACTCACCTCAGAGTTGTTCGTGGGAAAGCCCGATCTCATTTTCATTATTGCTGCTCAAATCTACTGAAATCGCCAATGCTACTTTTGACTATGCCGATCCAGACTTAGTAGAAGTACTGCCACATTTTTCTCAGGCAGATCCACTAATCTATGGCATAGCGCAGTCTTTAAAAATGCAGCTAGATCGCAACTATACAGCTAGTAAAATATATCTAGAGTCAATACGTTCGACTGCAATATTTCATATACTGCAAAACTACTCTAATCAAAAAACAACCGATCTTAATGCGTTAGGTGGTTTGACTACGCAAGATTTCAAGAAAGTAATTGACTATATTCACAGTAATTTCAACAAAGACTTTGGGTTGGCTGAATTATCTAATTTAGTCGGACTCAGCAGCCGCTATTTTTCCGAATTATTTAAAACTTCTACTGGCTACTCTCCATTTGATTATTTGCTAAAGTTTAGACTTGCTCAAGCATCAAAACTACTGTTAACTACAAAGCTTCCTATATTTGATGTCGCCCAGCAGACTGGATTCTCTAGTTCTAACAATTTTTGTCGTGCATTTCGCAAGCACTACACTATTTCCCCAAACAAATATAGGCAGGACAATACCCGAAAATAA
- a CDS encoding ParA family protein has product MPKIKTFKPARQIVLWIAANAGGVGKTTLGIHIGYKFAQLGLKVLFIDLDTNGSLARFCGLESDLKPELTTAALFDRNFDGNYPIFTPEWGNPQGRFDTCLGGDVMLGVALDLPTRTGRELILKKAFKKYPTDYDLIILDSPASLDVLSYAALAVATHILIPLPMSIKLSGIDSLLKWIRMETEALDLTPPPTLIGGVPMRVATSADQQAFGQEIADVLDGQSVPCFPSVRFSSEFENASNRGMAPLYLYRPKHPACQDFQPIVDELTRSFQVTPVS; this is encoded by the coding sequence ATGCCAAAAATCAAAACATTTAAGCCCGCTCGTCAGATCGTTCTCTGGATTGCTGCAAATGCTGGTGGAGTTGGTAAAACTACTCTGGGCATTCATATCGGCTATAAATTTGCTCAACTAGGCCTAAAGGTGTTATTTATCGATCTCGATACTAATGGCTCGCTTGCCAGGTTTTGCGGACTCGAATCAGACCTCAAACCCGAACTGACGACTGCGGCATTATTCGATCGCAACTTCGATGGCAATTACCCGATTTTTACGCCAGAGTGGGGCAATCCTCAAGGTCGCTTCGATACTTGTTTGGGTGGAGATGTGATGCTTGGTGTCGCACTAGATCTACCAACTCGTACCGGACGCGAACTAATTCTCAAAAAAGCATTTAAAAAGTATCCGACCGACTACGATCTGATTATCCTCGATTCTCCAGCCTCTCTGGATGTGCTCAGTTATGCCGCTTTAGCTGTAGCTACGCATATTTTAATCCCATTACCAATGTCGATCAAACTTTCTGGTATCGATTCGCTATTGAAATGGATTCGGATGGAAACTGAAGCACTCGACCTCACTCCACCGCCAACTTTGATCGGTGGCGTACCGATGCGGGTAGCCACTAGTGCCGACCAACAAGCCTTCGGACAGGAAATTGCTGACGTTCTCGACGGACAATCCGTACCCTGTTTTCCCAGCGTGCGGTTTTCGAGTGAGTTTGAGAATGCCTCGAATCGAGGTATGGCACCGCTCTACTTGTATCGACCAAAACATCCTGCTTGCCAGGATTTTCAACCGATCGTTGACGAACTCACACGCTCTTTTCAAGTCACACCTGTAAGTTAG
- a CDS encoding ParB/RepB/Spo0J family partition protein yields MATKPRPNVSSFLSTSAKALDTQQSLLEAQERIIALERELDNARQSLEKRVGLDKISHALVPIEEIVRRPYQSRREKDPQKFAELLHSIKTYGFKGSIWLQRRPDGTLRLIAGETRLDAAIEAGYTAISSDIADVDDITAVKLSRVENARRKDLNALDDTEELLYLLTLTLKKDRAETIECLYRYKNAAEGKSSIADRDRDVIESVFTEVAPDISLSTFITSRLPLLKLPENILQAYNAGQLEYTKAMALSRVEDELQRQELLEEVVDRGLSLSALKAKIAPTSGRTVIDKVNKIERQIDNLNPQSIAELSVEQRDRLKESLLGLKVSLQKKLKQLDAYTS; encoded by the coding sequence ATGGCTACCAAACCCCGTCCTAACGTCTCATCATTCTTATCGACCAGTGCTAAAGCACTCGATACCCAGCAAAGTTTACTCGAAGCACAAGAACGAATTATAGCTCTCGAACGAGAACTCGATAACGCTCGACAGAGCTTAGAAAAGCGAGTCGGACTAGATAAAATCTCCCACGCCCTCGTGCCGATTGAGGAAATCGTGCGTCGTCCCTATCAGTCCAGACGCGAAAAAGATCCCCAGAAATTTGCCGAATTATTGCACAGTATTAAAACATATGGATTTAAAGGTTCGATTTGGTTGCAGCGACGACCGGATGGCACTTTACGACTGATTGCTGGGGAAACTAGATTGGATGCCGCGATCGAAGCTGGCTATACGGCAATTTCGTCTGATATCGCCGATGTCGATGATATTACTGCTGTCAAACTTTCACGGGTTGAAAATGCTCGACGTAAAGATTTGAACGCTCTCGACGACACTGAAGAACTGCTCTACCTACTGACGCTGACTCTCAAAAAAGATCGAGCTGAAACGATCGAGTGTTTGTACCGTTACAAGAATGCCGCTGAAGGTAAATCTTCGATTGCCGATCGCGATCGGGATGTCATCGAATCGGTATTTACAGAAGTCGCTCCAGATATTAGTTTGTCAACGTTTATCACTTCCAGGCTGCCACTGCTCAAGTTACCCGAAAATATCCTCCAAGCTTATAATGCAGGGCAATTGGAATACACCAAGGCAATGGCTTTGAGTCGGGTAGAAGATGAGTTACAACGCCAAGAGCTACTCGAAGAAGTTGTAGATCGAGGATTATCTTTATCAGCTTTAAAAGCCAAGATCGCGCCAACTTCGGGACGCACGGTAATCGATAAGGTTAATAAGATCGAGCGACAAATCGATAACTTAAATCCTCAATCGATCGCCGAATTATCAGTCGAGCAACGAGATCGATTGAAGGAGAGCTTACTGGGCTTGAAAGTATCTTTACAGAAAAAACTCAAACAACTCGATGCCTATACCTCATAA
- a CDS encoding HNH endonuclease signature motif containing protein — MALTLDYPDNWSDIATTVKQAAGYRCNRCGLKCLPPNNSYRHLDLSLRRKLSAQVHHLDGNPTQNDRSNLVCLCSGCHLRMHRHRPQPTPGQLSLKLKLPKVRRMRQQQQNFQLTLADLIDRLPQLPLMLHQQLELDLETKSAAGH, encoded by the coding sequence ATGGCTCTCACACTGGATTATCCAGATAATTGGTCAGACATTGCCACCACAGTTAAGCAAGCAGCGGGTTATCGTTGTAACCGCTGCGGTTTGAAGTGTTTGCCACCAAACAATAGTTACCGCCATCTCGATCTCTCGCTCAGACGCAAACTTTCGGCGCAAGTCCACCACCTGGATGGAAATCCCACCCAGAATGACAGGTCTAATCTCGTCTGCTTGTGCAGCGGGTGTCATTTAAGAATGCACCGCCATCGTCCTCAGCCGACACCAGGGCAATTATCGTTGAAATTGAAACTACCAAAGGTGCGACGAATGCGCCAGCAGCAACAGAATTTTCAATTGACACTTGCGGATTTAATCGACAGGTTGCCACAATTACCACTGATGTTGCATCAACAACTGGAACTAGATTTAGAAACTAAGTCAGCGGCAGGTCATTAA
- a CDS encoding flavin reductase family protein, which produces MSQNPHDRTIVQPYLGFDCAQLSPTEAYRLLNHLVAPRPIAFVSTISADGIPNLAPFSFFMAGGLNPPSVAFSPLTNRHGQPKDTLQNIQATGEFTINVVSAGMQERVNIASIDFESDVSEWDRAGFTPAPTVKVRPSRVAESLMAMECRLYQIVSHGDDANSANYVIGEVVYFHVARYLMVNGEIDPTQVSYISRMGGNWYDLVNSDSMFELSRPQSPKEMNT; this is translated from the coding sequence ATGTCACAAAATCCTCACGATCGAACTATCGTACAACCCTACTTAGGATTTGACTGCGCCCAGTTATCCCCAACCGAAGCCTATCGATTGCTCAACCATCTGGTTGCACCGCGCCCAATTGCCTTTGTCTCCACCATCTCTGCTGATGGCATTCCAAATTTAGCCCCATTTAGTTTCTTTATGGCGGGTGGACTCAATCCCCCTTCAGTTGCCTTTTCTCCACTCACCAATCGCCACGGACAGCCCAAGGATACGCTCCAAAATATTCAAGCCACGGGTGAGTTTACAATTAATGTCGTCAGCGCAGGAATGCAAGAGCGGGTGAATATTGCCTCAATCGATTTTGAATCCGACGTGAGTGAATGGGATCGAGCTGGTTTTACTCCAGCACCCACAGTTAAAGTTCGTCCATCACGAGTAGCCGAGAGTTTGATGGCGATGGAATGTCGGCTCTATCAAATCGTCTCGCATGGGGACGATGCAAATTCCGCAAACTACGTCATCGGCGAAGTCGTCTACTTCCATGTCGCTCGGTACTTAATGGTAAACGGGGAAATCGATCCAACTCAGGTGAGCTATATCAGTCGCATGGGTGGTAATTGGTACGATCTAGTCAATAGCGATTCGATGTTTGAATTGAGTCGTCCGCAAAGTCCTAAAGAGATGAATACCTAA
- a CDS encoding ATP-dependent RecD-like DNA helicase, giving the protein MSTYQTNTSGDSSVTPQVSLTGVVERITFHSEESGYTVARLQSPRVRELTTIVGNFANIQAGQTLQLQGTWKEHLQYGQQFQVIKYSETKPATLTGIEKYLGSGLIKGVGPVTAKRIVAHFALDTLEIIEQDSDRLIEVPGIGKKRVKMIQRAWVEQKAIKEVMLFLQTHGVSTTYAVKIFKQYGEKSIAIVTNNPYQLSEDIFGIGFLTADLIARNLGVDPASTFRYRAGIKHVLGEAAEDGHCFLPQPELLTAATTKLTTQEHTSTADAVLEVLRTMGVEQELILETVEDVPLYFQPSFFYTEQNLAISILKLLERPQTVDLPRVRNWIERFTQSHKITLSPEQQQAVEMAATQRVMILTGGPGCGKTFCTRTIVALWKAMGKKIALAAPTGRAAQRLSEMAGIEAKTIHRLLEFDPATRGFKRGVDEPLPHDAIVVDEASMLDLFLAHSLIKAVRTDAHLLIVGDIDQLPSVGPGSVLGDLIKSSRIPVVRLTQVFRQAQSSGIIRAAHQINRGQYPTLETISDAPVSDCLWHSGGFEPEHGVQAICELIRDFVPSLGFDPVTDVQVLCPMTRGIVGTRNLNQVLQQLLNPPALEKPQINRGGDMLRVGDRVIQLKNDYEREVFNGDLGVVGSIDSTEHEVMIQFDNREVIYDYADLNELGLAWSISIHKSQGSEYPVVILPLYMQHYLLLSRNLVYTGLTRAKKLAIVVGSNKAIGLAVRQNQVGKRYTRLPARLGGNTSSTIHQS; this is encoded by the coding sequence GTGTCTACTTATCAGACAAATACATCAGGCGATTCATCAGTTACACCCCAGGTTTCTTTGACTGGAGTGGTCGAACGGATTACCTTTCATTCTGAAGAAAGCGGCTACACTGTCGCTCGCCTCCAATCGCCCCGCGTTCGCGAATTAACCACGATCGTTGGTAACTTCGCGAATATCCAAGCAGGACAAACCCTCCAGCTCCAGGGCACATGGAAAGAGCATCTTCAATACGGTCAACAGTTTCAAGTTATCAAATATAGCGAAACCAAACCCGCCACACTGACAGGAATTGAGAAGTATTTGGGTAGCGGTTTGATTAAGGGAGTCGGCCCCGTCACCGCCAAACGGATTGTGGCGCATTTCGCGCTGGATACTTTAGAAATTATCGAACAGGATAGCGATCGACTAATCGAAGTTCCAGGCATCGGTAAAAAGCGCGTCAAGATGATTCAACGCGCTTGGGTGGAGCAAAAGGCGATTAAGGAGGTGATGCTGTTCCTTCAGACTCATGGAGTTTCGACGACTTATGCGGTGAAAATCTTCAAACAGTATGGCGAAAAATCGATCGCAATCGTCACGAATAATCCTTATCAACTGTCAGAAGATATCTTTGGGATTGGCTTCCTCACAGCCGATCTCATCGCTCGAAATTTAGGTGTAGATCCCGCCTCTACTTTTCGCTATCGAGCAGGCATCAAACACGTTCTGGGAGAAGCCGCCGAAGATGGTCATTGCTTCCTACCCCAGCCAGAATTATTAACAGCAGCGACGACTAAACTGACAACGCAAGAACACACATCAACCGCAGATGCGGTGTTAGAAGTGTTGAGGACAATGGGAGTGGAACAGGAGCTAATCCTGGAAACAGTGGAAGATGTGCCCTTATATTTCCAACCCAGTTTCTTCTACACCGAACAGAATTTAGCCATTTCGATCCTCAAGCTACTAGAACGACCCCAAACAGTCGATTTACCCCGCGTCCGCAATTGGATCGAACGCTTTACTCAAAGCCACAAAATTACGCTCTCACCCGAACAACAGCAAGCGGTGGAGATGGCGGCGACACAACGGGTAATGATTCTCACTGGTGGCCCAGGTTGTGGTAAAACCTTCTGTACCCGCACCATCGTCGCGCTGTGGAAGGCAATGGGTAAGAAAATTGCACTCGCTGCACCGACGGGAAGAGCCGCTCAGAGGCTGTCAGAAATGGCGGGAATCGAGGCTAAAACCATTCACCGTCTATTAGAGTTCGATCCGGCGACGAGAGGGTTTAAACGGGGTGTCGATGAACCATTACCCCACGATGCGATTGTCGTTGATGAGGCTTCGATGCTGGATCTATTTCTGGCGCATTCGCTGATTAAGGCGGTTCGGACTGATGCCCACTTACTGATTGTGGGAGATATCGACCAATTGCCATCAGTCGGCCCAGGTAGCGTGTTGGGCGATCTGATTAAATCGAGTCGGATTCCAGTTGTCAGACTCACTCAGGTATTCCGTCAAGCCCAATCGAGTGGGATTATTCGCGCTGCTCACCAGATCAATCGGGGGCAATATCCTACTCTGGAAACGATTTCTGATGCGCCTGTGTCGGATTGTCTGTGGCATAGCGGTGGATTCGAGCCGGAACATGGGGTGCAAGCGATTTGCGAGTTGATTCGAGATTTCGTGCCTAGTTTGGGGTTCGATCCGGTTACGGATGTTCAGGTATTGTGTCCGATGACCAGAGGGATAGTGGGAACGCGCAATTTGAATCAGGTCTTGCAGCAGTTACTCAATCCGCCTGCGCTGGAGAAGCCGCAAATTAATCGGGGTGGGGATATGTTGCGGGTGGGAGATCGCGTAATTCAGCTCAAGAACGACTACGAGCGAGAGGTATTCAATGGTGATTTAGGGGTGGTTGGATCGATCGATTCAACCGAGCATGAGGTGATGATTCAGTTCGATAATAGAGAAGTTATCTATGATTATGCTGACTTAAATGAGTTAGGCTTGGCTTGGTCGATTAGCATTCACAAATCCCAAGGTTCGGAGTATCCAGTGGTAATTTTGCCGCTCTACATGCAGCACTATCTGTTGTTGTCGAGGAATTTGGTTTATACCGGATTGACGCGGGCGAAGAAGTTAGCGATCGTAGTAGGATCGAATAAGGCGATCGGGTTGGCTGTCAGGCAAAATCAAGTTGGGAAAAGATATACTCGCTTACCAGCAAGATTAGGCGGAAATACATCATCTACAATCCATCAATCTTAA